AGTTGACTTCATAATTTATACGCTTTCTCCTTTGATTCCGTAAATAATCATGTCAATATAGGATTCTATTAATTCTTCCCAATTCTCTTCAAGATAGAGTTTATTTTCGATTGCATTCATACCAAATCCTAATAGAGAAGTTACGATCATCCAAGACGAATGCGAGTTTACAGAGCTAAGCAATTCTCGTTTATAGCCGTCGTATAAAAGTTGTTGCAGTAAATTTTCACCTTCATTTCCTCCTTCTGAAGCTTTGAAAAGTGTCTCAGATCCACTTCGAATAAATGCTATCCCCATTTCTGGGCTGTATGTCATACTCAAAACAAACTGCCTAAAGACTTGCTTGAGTTGAACAAGTAAAGGTTGTTTCAGATTCGCTTTGTATACATCTAAAGTATCTGAAAGAATTCTATCGTATATTATCATTCCTATGTCAGCAGCAATTTCTGCTTTATTGTTATAATATAGATATAAGGTAGTGGGAGAATAATCGATTATTTGTGCAATTTTGCGCATTGAAAGCTTCTCGTAGCCCTCTTGATTTATAATCTTTATACTGGCATCAATGATATTAGTTTTCATGTTCTCTTTCTCTTGTAATCGTCTTTGACTCATAATCCCTCCTTAACAGTGTTAATTAAGTTAACGGTGTTAATATATCACAATATTTTATACGTGTCAATTTAGTTTATAATCTAATATGAAATGAGACCTTACTTAAAAAGACTTGCGCGTATAGAATTGAAATATTAGGCAAATAAGACTTCAATAGTAGAGTGAACCTATGAACAACGCACAACACGGTGGTATAAGATTTAAATGAAGACGTGCATATTAGTAAAGGTAAACTCATAGGTTCAGAGATTGTATTCTACAAAGCTCGAAGCATTGGCAAAGACTTTTCTTGGTGAGAATAATAACGTTTTGAAATGAAGACCAAGATGCTCATTGAATCCATCGAACTCAAAGAGAAGCAACTCAAAGAACTGTATAACAAATACGAAGAATTAGCGCTTAAGCTTCACTATCCGATTTTACAACTCCTGGAATAGGAATTAATACAGGTTTTACTATCCTTTGCGAGATTCAAGACATCAACCTCTTCGACTCTGCAAGGAAGCTGGTTGCATTCTCCGGGTGTAATTCTTTTTGTGTATCAATCCGGGATTACAACGCACCTACTACAGCGATATCTAAACTAGAATCATTTCATCTTCGTCGTGCACTGTATCAAGTTGCATTGACCGTTAGTGATTTCAACCCAACTTTCAAATCTTATTGTTCATTAAAACGTTCTCAAGGTAAAAGTCATCGTTGTGCACAAGGTCATGTTGTTCGTAAACTACTTAGAGTTATTTTTAAGCTGCTGACTGAAAACCTAGAATTTAATCCAGATCTCAGCAAATAGTAATTGTTTTGCAATATTACTTTATTGAGACGATTCATTCGTTGTTTTCAGTGTATACATATTCACTTTTCAAAGACCTTTCAATAATTCTAACTTTTAGTTTGGACAAATATACAGTTAGCTCCTTCATTTGAAAAGCAACAAGAATTAGTTAGGAGGACAGAAGATGAAAGTTTTATTCCTCCTTATCATAAAATATTCCTCGATTTGGACAGAAATGCAATTCAATACGTGGAAGTTGTTTTTGGACCCAAAATGACTGATGCAAAAAAAATACTAGCAATATCACTATTAAAAAAATTTGTACCAAGAGCATCTTATCGTGATAGTTGTCTAAAAATAAAATAATAATACATTGAATAGTGCTCAGAAATCGTTTTTTTTTTTTATTGCAAAGGACGACGATTAAAAACAAAGGATAAACGATAGCTTTATACCTTAGTGAGTATAGCAAGAACTAAAGTTTTATACTATGAGTTCTGACACAATTTCACCTATTGACTATTATGTCTATAGATTGGAATACTATGAACAATCACGGATTTCACGAATCGAATGCAAACAGTATATTTCTGAGGTAATGTAATCAACAATTTTTTAATATTTAATTGACTTAGTAACGTCATTATCAGGAAATCACACACAATAAGTGATTGACCTAAAGTAATCTTTCTAATCCAATACCGCTTATTAAACAGCGTTCTTTTTTATTTCCAAGCATTTGATAAGTCCAGTCGACAAAACCACCATCAACCATTTCAACGGTTTCATTTCCTTGTTTGACCGATAATTTGAAATTGATACCTTTATAATAATTATTATCAACATCATCATCGTGAATTGACAACTCTATATTAGGAAAAATAAGTTTGATAGTTTCAACCATTCTGTCGAAAAATCCGTCATTATCTTTGTATCCGTTACGTTTGCGTAGAGTAATAGAGAAACGACCATTTTCTATTTCACTGAGTACATCCTTATAATAATTTAAATGCTTTTCTAACAACATTTTTTCACAAGTGTAAGACCCTGTATCGATACCGGATGAAACCATGCAAAATAAGCAAAAATGTGAATATAAACCTTCTCCTACAAAATTTTGCGCTCTTATTGCCCTAGCAGTAGTAGCCATGTGAATCGGTACTGTGTTACTTTCTTCTTTTCTTTTTAATTTATCAGCGATAATTATAGCCAACATATTAGAAGGATCGGAAAGTATTTCTATCCCTCGAAGAGCACTTACAACGTTATATTGATCTACTGAGCCAAAAGCACTACAGCTACCTAATGGAGCGGAGGGAGAAAGCATAATCGGCTTGATATCCATTTTGCGTGCTTTACTCAATAATTTTGATTCCAAAGTATGAATTTTTTCTGGGTCTATACTGCTAGGGATCGTAAATCTATTAGCTTGGTATGACTTTAGAATATCAGATGCAGCTAACGTATTTGCTTGTCTATCAAACACTTCTAATAGAAGTGAATTCAAATCTGATTTTGATAGAGATGATAACTTGCCAACTATATCTTTATCCCCAATTTTATTTGTAATTCTAGTTAAAATATCACTCATAGTTATCCTCCGTACTGTTACTTTTTAAAATGATTATAGAGTGCCAGCAACTACTAATCTAGGTCGTTTGACCAACAATTAAGTAAATATTGAATACATACTATTTAATGTATTTTTTACTTTGGGTTTATTTGATTAAATCATGAAAATACCGTAATGCAACCCTTTCAGCTTCAACCTTTCGGAAAAATGAACTTTGTGATAATTTCTCTCTTAACTCAAGATATAGGTTGATAGTAGCCTTCAATGCATTAACACAGCTTTCGTAATCATGAGTAGCGACCGTTTTTTCTAATGCTTCAATATATTGGGGTGCGTCCAATTCAATTTTTCTAACTCCACGAGGTAATTTACCTAAGTGAAGCTGTATCAATGGGGCAAGTACTGATTGCCTTAAGAAAGATAAGAAATCAATTGTTTCAAATAGTTCTCTACGTCCAATCTTAGTACAAGCGTAATGAACCCAAATCCAAAATCTATCTTCAATCCACTGTAAGTCTGGAGTTGGGAAGTGTGGTTCCTTTTTAGAATACATTTCTGTTATGCAATTGTTTTCTTCATAGAGAATAACTGAATCTTCAACTCTATCCAGTAAACCGTTTAAGGTTGTGAACTTAAAATCAACATGAAGAACAGGGGAATCATAGAGGGAGATGATCAATCGAGGTTCTCCCACATGTTCGCCAGTAAAAGCAGAAACTAATGTACCAAACTGTTCCACGATAAGTAATCGTTGTTCGTTAACTTCTTCATAGGATTTATCTTCTACTACAATCACAAAATCCAAATCAGAATATTCATCTAACGATTTTGTGATATAAGAACCGCTAATTGCTAGTCCTATTAGCCTACTATCTCTTATTGAAAATTCTAATACCTTTTGGATCATATCTTGTTGTGTTTTTGTCATAATATAACACCGTTCACTTTCTTGTATTAACAATCAATCTAATTTAATAATGCATAAGAATAGTATATAACGAAGAAATACAAGGAATAGGTCACTTGACCCGAAATAAAAAAGTATTGAATAGTTATTATTCGATACTTTATTAAAATCCTACTTATGTTGTTGGAAGATTCTTTAATACCTCCCGCTGGTTAATTACACTAAATCTTTTATTTTCATACGCAATTAGCTGTTCTTTTACACATTCATTTATAGCACGATTAATGCTTCTAATTGGAGCATTTACTTCGCTAGCAAGCTGTTTTTTGGTAAGTAGGTTTAATTCACTTCTATGATAGTGTAAGGATATACACCTCAGAACTCGTTCCTTAACACTTAATGATGATAATTCTTCAATTAGTTCAGCATTTATAACTAATTTATTGGTTATATCTCGAATCAGAAATTTTGTAGCTTCAAAATCTCCTCTTAACCAGTTTAGAAAATCATCTCTATGAAGTTTATATACATTACAATCTGTAAAAGCGACAATTTCAACGGGTTTTTTTCCATCATTGAATTGTTCCGTTTCTCCAAAAAAACTACCGCTTCTATAAAGGTGAATAGTTGAGATGTTTCCTTTCACATTTAGAATGAATGCTTCTGCAATACCATCAATCATAAAAATTACATATTCATTGTCTTGCTCAGCAAAAAGAATAGTTTCATTCTTTTTATACGTCTTTTTTACAAGCTTCTTTTTAATGTCTTCATTCATTAAATCAATTAAATGCATATTCATCTCTCCTTACCAAATCTTTGATTGAATTATAACATCTTTCAATTAGTTAGGTAAGATAGGTAAAATATATTCGCATAGAACCTTTTTCATCATAATTTATCGAGTTGGTATTTTTCTGGAAAGTAAGCTCAAACTCGGGAAGCTGTGTAACTTTGATTTCCTTACCAGGTGTTTTATTGTTACAGTATCGGTCACTTGATTGTAATAGTGCTCGTTGCCCTTTTATATAGAATGCTAGATAAATCGTTTTTTTATTTGGAACGTCAAATAACATACATGACCACTTTTGAAGTGGTAATTTGAGTTTATTTCAGGAAGATATATCACATTTAGTGGAGGTTGATTTGTGATATGGATACTGATCAGAAAAAAGACACTTAAATCCAAGTGTCTCTATTCTTATGTGCGAATTGTTGAAATGTTTGTGGTTTTTTGTGCATAACTTCTTCGAATATAGAAGTAACCTTTTTAGCGGTGCCAAATCGTGTCATCATGTAGAGCATTCCCATGACAGTACAGTATTCTTTGTCTAAGCCTCGTATTTGAATCCAATATTTCTTCGCAAAGGATGGTTTTGGATTTGCATAAAGGATCTCTCTTTGAAGTTCGTGTGATAGAATTCTTGCAACCTCCCAGTAATCAATGGCCTCAGGTCCAGTAATTGAATATCCTGTGTTTTGATGTTGATTGGGTTCGCTGAGTACTTTCGCTGTAATCTCTCCAATGTCTTGTGCATCAATAAAGCTCGTGAGAGCATTTTTGACAGGAACTACTATGCGATTAAAGTGCTTAATTTCAAAGGCGTGAATACCGCTGATATTTTGCATAAAAAAACTTGGTCTAATATGACAATAGGGGAGTCCAACTTTCTCAATGTATTTCTCAATCTTATGGTGAGGGGGTACAGGATTATTTTCAACTCCGATCAGCGATAAAAAGCTAACAAGTTTTATGTTCCCTTGTTTTTTAAGCGCATCGATGAATGGTTTCAAGTCATTAGGGTTACCAAGATGTGGTGGTCTCATAATAAAAACACGATCGACGTCTTCTAAAGCGTTGTTGAACGTTGAAGGATTTAGAAAATCAAAAGCTGCAATTTTAACTGTGTCCCCAAACATCGTTTTCAAGGTGTTTGGATCAATTCCACATGCTGTGACTTCTTGATTGTTTTGAAGGGCGTACTTCACTACATATTTTCCAACATTTCCAGAAGCACCTGTAACAAGAATTCGTCCCATTAGTTATCACCTTGTGTCAAGATTGAATTTGCTGTCGCAATAAGGTCAATCATTGTATCAAATTGCACATCACCCATTTTTTTGCGAAGCGATACGATTGAATCAAAAATCGATTCGTATGTTTCATTCACTAAATGAATTGCTTTATCAGTGGGTGTAAGCTGAATGCTTCGTTTATCAATATCTGACTTTATTTTCTCAAGATATCCTTTAGAAACAAGTGAAGTAACCATGTTAGTAGCCATGGATTTTGAGAACATAAAAAATTGAGCAACTCCTTTGGGTGTTTTTTCGAAATCTGTTTTCACTAAGTATATCAACAAGCCCGTCTCGCTGGAGCGAATTGGCAAGTTTTTATTCAACCTGATATTCATTCTACAAAATAATGATATTTGCTCAGAGGTGTAGTGGTATTTATCCATAATAACTCCTTTTAGCATAAAGATAGAATCTCATTAAATAATAGTACACTAGGTGTACTAAGTCAATGGATAGTTGTGGATAAAGTGCAACAATCATATCATTCATAAAAGGCATGACATGTATAGGTTTGAGGTATTAGACATGTAAACCTTCAAATGATAGAGTGAACCTATAAACAACGCACAACACGTTGGATAAGGAGGACGTATATGAAGACACGCGTATTGGGTAAGAATGGACTCGTTACTTCAGAGATTGGGTTTGGGTGCATGGGTTTGAATTATCATCGTGGACCTGCTAAGGATCGTGATGGAATGATTAACGTTGTGAAGGAAGCCGTTGCTTCAGGTATTACAATGTTTGATACAGCGGCTGTATATGGACCGTATACAAATGAAGAACTTGTTGGAGATGCATTGGTTGGTTTGAGGGATAAAGTCCAAATTGCGACCAAAGGCGGGTTTAAAATTGATGGTGCTCCAGGTGAATTGGATAGCAATCCTGAATCATTAAGAGCACAACTTGAAGGATCTTTAAAACGGCTAAAAACAGATTATATTGATCTTTATTACATTCACCGTGTGGATCCAAATGTACCAATTGAAGATGTTGCACTTGCGATGAAGCAATTCAAAAAAGAGGGGAAAATCCTTCATTGGGGCTTATCAGAAGCAAGCGAAGAAACGATTCGTAGAGCACATGCTGTAGAACCGCTCACTGCTGTTGAGTATGAATATTCAATGTGGTGGCGCGAAATTGAAACTTCAATTCTTCCAACACTTGAAGAGTTAGGTGTTGGACTTGTTGCGTATAGCCCACTTGGAAGAGGTTTTTTAACTGGAAAGGTTGACGCGAGTAAAGACTTTAGTGAAAATGATAACCGTGCCGATCTTCCGCGCTTTACAAAAGAAGCGATGGAAGCAAATCAAGTTGTCATTGATTTTATTACCCGATGTGCACAAGAAAAGAATGCCACACCGGCACAAATCGCAATTGCTTGGGTAAATGCTCAAAAACCTTGGATTGTACCAATTCCAGGTACAACCAAGATTGAACGAATTCATGAGAATAATGCTGCTGCTAATATTTCATTCACTCAAGAAGAGATGAAGGAAATTAACGATGCTTTAGATCGACTTGAAATCGTAGGTGATCGTTATCCTGAATCAGAAAAAAAGAAGACAGGTCGTTAAACACTATGTTAAAAGACTATCTTAAAAAGGTAGTCTTTTTCAATGTTCATCTTTATCTTAATATTTTAGATACGTCGCGTAATCGCTCATGACTCAGGATGAAGCGTGGTATAATAGGATAAAAGGATTTGGAGGAATGTTATGGAATTAAGAGTGCTTCGCTATTTTCTTACCGTAGCCCAAGAAGAAAACATTACCCGTTTTGCTGAATTGCTTTATATCACACAACCAACACTCAGCAATCAAATTCAACAGTTAGAAGAAGAGATTGGAACACAATTAATAATTTGAGGTACTCGAAAAGTTACTTTTACCCCAGCAGGTGTTTATCTTCAAAACCGTGCAGAAGAAATCATTAGTTTAGTTGAACATACAAAAAGCGAGCTTCAAGAACAGGCAACAGAAGTTAACGGACTGATTACAGTTGGAATTCCTGAGTCCGATGCAGGCCAACAAATTATCAGCTTTTTAAAATCTTTTCAAGACCAATATCCTAAAGTCACGTATGATATCTATACCGGAACGGCTGATATGGTCAAAGAACGCATGGATAAAGGACTGATTGACATTGGATTGCTGATGGTACCAACTGATGTTGAAAAATATCATTATATATCGATGTAACAAAAAGAAACCTGGGGAATCTTGCTACCCAGTGATTCAACCCTTGCACATAAAGAAACGATTACGCGAAATGATATACTTGATCAACCGCTATTGATCCCAAAACGTTACAAATTAAGCAAAGATTTGGCTCAGTGGTTTCAATGTGATATCGCAACTTTGAACGTGGTCGCAACCATTAATTTGACGACCAACGCTGTTATTATGGTTGAAAACAAGATGGGGCTAGCAACTGTAATTGGAGGATCTTTCTTGGGGGATGAAAACAACAATGTATGCTTTAGACCGTTTTATCCAAAAGTAGCCCGTGAATCCATTTTGGCATGGAAAAAATACTAAGTATTTAGTCCGACAATCACCAAGTTTTTAGATCATGTAAAACAAATGATTCAGAGTAAATCATCAGATTAGGTGTGTATTTTCACGATATGAAAAACGTCTCTTTGATGAGACGTAAACATGTTTATGATTCACTTTTCTGTATACATTAAGCGAAGACGTTCGATCTCTTCATGGCTAACACCAATACCATCCATGATAAAGCAACTAAAGGAACCAAATTTATCAGTTGCTTCTTGATATGCTGTTTCAAGATATTCCGATGTAACTCCCAAGAATGTTGCCATTTTATTGACTTCAAAAGGACTGTATCCTTCCTTTAACATCGTTCTTAAGATCTCTTCGTTTGCTTCTTTTCTCATTTCATTTGTGAGCAAGTAATCATCCATAATTGAAGCTTCGTCAACATCGAGTAGTGTTAAAATAATTGCAGCAGCAATGCCTGTACGATCTTTCCCTGCAAAACAATGGAAGATTGTAGAACCTTCGCTATTATTCAAAAGTACATCGATAAATTCACGATAACCTTTACATGCAGTTTCGTTGGTTATGATTGACCGATAGATGTCCACCATCGGATCAATCGATTCGCTATTTCGATTCTTAAAGAACGACTTTTTGCTTGCTTTATTCTCGATATTTTTCATGATATCAATATTATGATAAAAAACGCCATCTAATGTATCATCGGGTGATCGTTTGACTTCATTATTTGAGCGGAAATCAACAATATTTCTTAAATTGTATCCTTCAACAAGCAACACCTTATCTTCTTCTGATATATTCACAAGTTCACCAGACCGTAACAGTCTGTGTTTTTTTATATAAGAACCCGATCTGGTTTTTAAACCACCTAAATCTCTGAAATTTACCACGGTATCCATAGTATCACCTTTGCTTTCTTTTTTATAACTTATCATCATTATACCGTATTTAAGCTCATCTGTAGCTATAAATTATGTTGTAGGTGTGAGCATCGGTAATCTCTAATCTGTAATAAGGGTGATATAAATTCACACATCACACATCTAATTTCAAGGCACTATACATAAAGGTTAGGTGGATTTATTAATGCCGTAGATATTAGGGCTTTTCATTTCATGACTGACCTTATATAATTATTAAGGAAAGTTTGAGGAAAACAATGAAAACAACAGTAGAAATGAAAATTAAAAATGATGGTTCAATCTTCATTGAACTTGATGATACCTATGCACCACTTACCGTAGAAAACTTTTTGAAGTTAGTGGATGATAAGTTCTATGATGGATTAACATTCCATCGTGTGATTCCAGGCTTTATGGTTCAAGGTGGCTGCCCACAAGGAACTGGTATGGGAGGACCTGGATATGAAATCAAAGGTGAATTCTCATCCAATGGTGTTGAAAACCCGATGGTTCATCACCGTGGTGTGATCTCAATGGCACGTGCTATGAATCCAGACTCTGCAGGAAGCCAATTCTTTATTATGGTTGCGGATGCACCACATTTAGATGGTCAGTACGCAAGCTTTGGTGCTGTTACTAAAGGTATGGATGTTGTAGATCGTATCGTATCCGTTCAAACAAACAGAATGGATAAACCACTTGAGGATGTAGTAATCGAGTCAGTAACACGAGTTTAGTCTTGTTAAAGAATCAATTGAACCCAAGGACGTTATAAAGTCTTCTGGGTTCTTTTTTTATTTTTTAAAACCTTTACCTTTTAATACTTTTGGGAAATTCAAAAAGCGCTTTAAACACTGGTCGAATCAATATCGCATGTGTACCTTTTTGAATTATGTTTGGTTACACGTTGACAAAATGGTACACACAGCTTACGATGTTGATAATACTTAATGGATTATAGACCATGAGTGATTTTGACGTACCCAATAAAGTGGCTCAAAGCAACGAATTAATTGTAGGGCGATGGGGAATGAACAACACCATGTTAAAGCTTTTTGAAATGACTGTGTTTTGTATTGATACTAAGTTACCATTGCCAAGTCGTAAAGTGACAATAAGCAAGCAAGAAATATTTGAATTGTTTAAATACAATTCAAGCTATACATATACTGTATTTCAGGAGCATATAAAGGAATTCAAAAAGGCTTACTCTGAAAAAGTTGACCCAGACCAAATGATATTAGACGACTTCAATCAAGGAGAATAGCACATGAAACAATACCCATTATCATTCAACGTGGAGGAATAATATGAAACTATATTTAGAAAAAGCAACTAACAACATAGCTGTTTCTTTAGGAATTCTTTACATAAGTTTTTGTCTGCAGATAAATGTATATTATGAAATTGTAAATCAATCACAACAAACAGGTACGTTCAATTTTGGATTTACAGAAGTGTTGATACTTCTGATATCGCCCCTATCTTTTTTTTGGGGAGTTCTATTGTTTAGTAAGCTCATGTTAATTAAGCTCCAAGAAACAAAAATGAATAAATGGATAATTTTGCTTATTTGTATTTTTTCTAGTGTCATTATATTAGCTGTGATTAGCAGTCGGCAGCCACTTACCATAGAATGGTCAATAAGTATATTAACAGTCTTAATCCTCGTATACAGCAGTTTTTTAACAGCTTTTTCTATTATATGATAGCGCTTTACTTTTGGAAATGGTAATATTTTTTCTGAGATTATTTTCATAAAGGAGAGAATATGAAAAAATTAGCGAACCAATTGTCACGAACTATCTTGATGATTCTATTTTAGTATGCTTTGTATCGTCGTTTGTTGTAAACGTGCAAGCTGACACTTTAAATGATGATACTCCTGCTACAGTACTAGGAGATACACACATTGTTGATGAAATGTATGTTACAAACGATATCGTTATACATCAATACTATGATTATGGCGAACAATACAAAGTAACAATATTTTTGATACCAAAAATATATCAAGTTAAAGAACAATATTATTCTATTGAAAGTTGGAGTATTGCAGTAGAAGAACAATTTTAAAACAAACTTTGCACCTGATAAATCACGGTTTACACAAGACTTTTTAGATCGGGTGGCAGACCGTGTTGGATCACTTGAAACATCATCAAGCACATTGGCAAGTATCATCTATGATGAAGCCTTAAATCATATTTCGGGTCAATACTTTGATCGTGGACTCCAACCATCCTTATCGTCTCCCTTGTCTTACAATAAAGAGAACGCCCAAGCACTTTTTAGAAAAAGTGTTGAATATACCAAACTGGACTCAACGATGACCCTAAAGGGAATCTTGGATTAAATCTTTATTCCCCTAATAAACGCACAAAAAAACACCGCCTTCATTGATCGTATTAAAATGAATGGTGGTGTTTGTCTTTGTTTGATTAAGTCACCTCAAAACAGAGTGTGTCTTGAAGCATCGTCTTATAGTACTAAAGTCTGTTTTCTTCAAGTCCTTTTGGAAAGGTGTTGATTACATCACATCCATCCGATGT
This DNA window, taken from Erysipelothrix larvae, encodes the following:
- a CDS encoding NmrA family NAD(P)-binding protein, coding for MGRILVTGASGNVGKYVVKYALQNNQEVTACGIDPNTLKTMFGDTVKIAAFDFLNPSTFNNALEDVDRVFIMRPPHLGNPNDLKPFIDALKKQGNIKLVSFLSLIGVENNPVPPHHKIEKYIEKVGLPYCHIRPSFFMQNISGIHAFEIKHFNRIVVPVKNALTSFIDAQDIGEITAKVLSEPNQHQNTGYSITGPEAIDYWEVARILSHELQREILYANPKPSFAKKYWIQIRGLDKEYCTVMGMLYMMTRFGTAKKVTSIFEEVMHKKPQTFQQFAHKNRDTWI
- a CDS encoding peptidylprolyl isomerase, translated to MKTTVEMKIKNDGSIFIELDDTYAPLTVENFLKLVDDKFYDGLTFHRVIPGFMVQGGCPQGTGMGGPGYEIKGEFSSNGVENPMVHHRGVISMARAMNPDSAGSQFFIMVADAPHLDGQYASFGAVTKGMDVVDRIVSVQTNRMDKPLEDVVIESVTRV
- a CDS encoding MarR family winged helix-turn-helix transcriptional regulator, with amino-acid sequence MDKYHYTSEQISLFCRMNIRLNKNLPIRSSETGLLIYLVKTDFEKTPKGVAQFFMFSKSMATNMVTSLVSKGYLEKIKSDIDKRSIQLTPTDKAIHLVNETYESIFDSIVSLRKKMGDVQFDTMIDLIATANSILTQGDN
- a CDS encoding RepB family plasmid replication initiator protein translates to MSDFDVPNKVAQSNELIVGRWGMNNTMLKLFEMTVFCIDTKLPLPSRKVTISKQEIFELFKYNSSYTYTVFQEHIKEFKKAYSEKVDPDQMILDDFNQGE
- a CDS encoding aldo/keto reductase — protein: MKTRVLGKNGLVTSEIGFGCMGLNYHRGPAKDRDGMINVVKEAVASGITMFDTAAVYGPYTNEELVGDALVGLRDKVQIATKGGFKIDGAPGELDSNPESLRAQLEGSLKRLKTDYIDLYYIHRVDPNVPIEDVALAMKQFKKEGKILHWGLSEASEETIRRAHAVEPLTAVEYEYSMWWREIETSILPTLEELGVGLVAYSPLGRGFLTGKVDASKDFSENDNRADLPRFTKEAMEANQVVIDFITRCAQEKNATPAQIAIAWVNAQKPWIVPIPGTTKIERIHENNAAANISFTQEEMKEINDALDRLEIVGDRYPESEKKKTGR
- a CDS encoding tyrosine-protein phosphatase translates to MDTVVNFRDLGGLKTRSGSYIKKHRLLRSGELVNISEEDKVLLVEGYNLRNIVDFRSNNEVKRSPDDTLDGVFYHNIDIMKNIENKASKKSFFKNRNSESIDPMVDIYRSIITNETACKGYREFIDVLLNNSEGSTIFHCFAGKDRTGIAAAIILTLLDVDEASIMDDYLLTNEMRKEANEEILRTMLKEGYSPFEVNKMATFLGVTSEYLETAYQEATDKFGSFSCFIMDGIGVSHEEIERLRLMYTEK
- a CDS encoding Crp/Fnr family transcriptional regulator, translating into MHLIDLMNEDIKKKLVKKTYKKNETILFAEQDNEYVIFMIDGIAEAFILNVKGNISTIHLYRSGSFFGETEQFNDGKKPVEIVAFTDCNVYKLHRDDFLNWLRGDFEATKFLIRDITNKLVINAELIEELSSLSVKERVLRCISLHYHRSELNLLTKKQLASEVNAPIRSINRAINECVKEQLIAYENKRFSVINQREVLKNLPTT
- a CDS encoding LysR family transcriptional regulator, producing the protein MELRVLRYFLTVAQEENITRFAELLYITQPTLSNQIQQLEEEIGTQLII
- a CDS encoding transposase, which gives rise to MNLFDSARKLVAFSGCNSFCVSIRDYNAPTTAISKLESFHLRRALYQVALTVSDFNPTFKSYCSLKRSQGKSHRCAQGHVVRKLLRVIFKLLTENLEFNPDLSK
- a CDS encoding aminoglycoside 6-adenylyltransferase; amino-acid sequence: MTKTQQDMIQKVLEFSIRDSRLIGLAISGSYITKSLDEYSDLDFVIVVEDKSYEEVNEQRLLIVEQFGTLVSAFTGEHVGEPRLIISLYDSPVLHVDFKFTTLNGLLDRVEDSVILYEENNCITEMYSKKEPHFPTPDLQWIEDRFWIWVHYACTKIGRRELFETIDFLSFLRQSVLAPLIQLHLGKLPRGVRKIELDAPQYIEALEKTVATHDYESCVNALKATINLYLELREKLSQSSFFRKVEAERVALRYFHDLIK
- a CDS encoding TetR/AcrR family transcriptional regulator gives rise to the protein MSQRRLQEKENMKTNIIDASIKIINQEGYEKLSMRKIAQIIDYSPTTLYLYYNNKAEIAADIGMIIYDRILSDTLDVYKANLKQPLLVQLKQVFRQFVLSMTYSPEMGIAFIRSGSETLFKASEGGNEGENLLQQLLYDGYKRELLSSVNSHSSWMIVTSLLGFGMNAIENKLYLEENWEELIESYIDMIIYGIKGESV